The following coding sequences lie in one Capnocytophaga stomatis genomic window:
- the lysS gene encoding lysine--tRNA ligase — MQLSEQEIIRREKLHKLRAMGINPYPAELFPVNTTSKEVESQFEEGKSVILAGRLMSVRIQGKASFASLQDSEGRVQLYINRDEICPDEDKTLYNEVFKKLLDLGDFIGVEGELFTTQVGEKSVRVKKIKLLSKVLRPLPLPKTDADGNVFDAFTDPELRYRMRYVDLVVNPQVKEVFIKRTKLFNAMRQFFNDRGYMEVETPVLQSIPGGAAARPFITHHNSLDIPLYMRIANELYLKRLIVGGFDGVYEFSKNFRNEGMDRTHNPEFTAMEIYVAYKDYHWMMEFTEQLLEHCAIAVNGSTKATFGKNEIDFKAPYPRVTMTEAIKKFTGFDITGKTEKELFDFAKSIGIEVDDTMGKGKLIDEIFGEKCEGNFIQPTFITDYPKEMSPLTKEHRSNPELTERFELMVCGKEIANAYSELNDPIDQRERFEAQMALSERGDDEAMFIDQDFLRALEFGMPPTSGLGIGMDRLIMFLTGNESIQEVLFFPQMKPQVRAAQAVELNEDEKMVFEILQKAETLPLEDLKTQSGLSNKKWDKAIKGLTGKKVASVEKEGDNLLVKLA; from the coding sequence ATGCAACTATCAGAACAAGAGATAATTCGTAGAGAGAAACTCCATAAATTGAGAGCAATGGGCATCAATCCGTATCCGGCGGAATTATTCCCTGTAAATACCACTTCAAAAGAGGTCGAAAGCCAGTTCGAGGAAGGCAAAAGCGTGATTTTGGCAGGTAGGCTGATGTCTGTTCGCATTCAAGGAAAGGCTTCATTTGCTTCGTTGCAAGATAGTGAAGGGCGTGTACAGCTTTACATCAACCGTGACGAAATTTGCCCCGATGAGGACAAAACTCTTTATAATGAGGTATTTAAAAAATTGCTCGATTTGGGTGATTTCATCGGTGTAGAAGGCGAACTTTTCACTACACAGGTGGGCGAAAAATCCGTACGCGTGAAGAAAATCAAACTACTTAGCAAAGTACTTCGTCCGTTGCCACTTCCTAAAACCGATGCCGACGGAAATGTATTCGATGCCTTCACCGATCCTGAACTTCGCTACCGTATGCGTTACGTGGACTTGGTAGTAAACCCACAAGTGAAGGAAGTTTTCATCAAACGAACCAAACTTTTCAATGCAATGCGTCAGTTTTTTAACGACCGCGGCTATATGGAAGTTGAAACTCCTGTATTGCAATCTATTCCGGGCGGGGCAGCAGCACGTCCGTTCATAACTCACCACAATTCGTTGGATATTCCGCTTTATATGCGAATTGCCAATGAGTTGTACCTCAAAAGACTTATCGTAGGCGGATTTGATGGCGTGTACGAGTTCTCTAAAAACTTCCGAAACGAAGGAATGGACAGAACTCACAACCCTGAATTTACCGCAATGGAAATTTATGTGGCGTACAAGGATTACCATTGGATGATGGAATTTACCGAACAGCTCTTGGAACATTGTGCCATCGCGGTAAATGGCTCAACCAAAGCAACTTTCGGCAAGAACGAAATCGACTTTAAGGCACCTTATCCGCGCGTTACGATGACCGAAGCCATCAAAAAATTCACAGGATTTGACATCACGGGAAAAACCGAAAAAGAATTGTTCGATTTTGCCAAATCCATCGGAATTGAAGTTGATGATACGATGGGCAAAGGCAAGCTGATTGATGAAATTTTCGGCGAAAAATGCGAAGGAAATTTCATTCAGCCGACTTTCATTACCGATTACCCGAAAGAAATGTCGCCACTGACCAAAGAACACCGTTCAAACCCCGAGCTTACCGAGCGTTTCGAGCTAATGGTTTGCGGAAAAGAGATTGCCAACGCCTATTCCGAGCTAAACGACCCTATCGACCAACGTGAACGCTTCGAAGCACAGATGGCACTTTCCGAGCGAGGCGATGACGAGGCTATGTTCATTGACCAAGACTTTTTGCGAGCGTTGGAATTTGGTATGCCGCCCACATCAGGACTCGGTATCGGAATGGACAGACTTATTATGTTCCTAACGGGTAACGAAAGCATACAAGAAGTACTTTTCTTCCCGCAAATGAAGCCGCAGGTGCGAGCCGCACAGGCAGTTGAACTAAACGAAGATGAAAAAATGGTGTTTGAAATTCTGCAAAAAGCCGAAACACTCCCCTTGGAAGACTTAAAAACACAATCGGGATTGTCCAATAAAAAATGGGACAAAGCCATAAAAGGACTAACCGGTAAAAAAGTAGCTTCCGTTGAGAAAGAGGGCGATAATTTATTGGTGAAATTGGCATAA
- a CDS encoding hemolysin family protein, with amino-acid sequence METTSIIIIITTLVLSAFFSGFEIAYVSSNKVHIEIQKKQGGFMANILTKITRKPSKLIATVLVGNNIALVIYGFEMGKVMTEMLPPFFQNVLWHTVISTLIILITAEFMPKVFFQIYANQVLKILAVPAYFFYWLFSPISNFIIWISDFILKVFFKTEGDSVPLSFTKVELGDYISEQMENASKKEQVDAEIQIFQNALEFSGVKAREIMIPRTEIIAVDINEKPEDLIHSFVSSGFSKILVYNENIDDIVGYVHTFDMFKKPKDIKSILIPIPYIPETMLIHEVLDMLTRKRKSMAVVLDEYGGTSGMLTLEDIVEELFGEIEDEHDKDIFLEEKISDTEYLFSARLEVDYINEKYNLDLPESEDYETLGGLIVAFNEGIPSKGETVSMPPFDFYIEESSETKIQTVKLFVING; translated from the coding sequence ATGGAAACAACATCTATCATCATCATTATCACTACGTTAGTTCTGTCAGCCTTCTTTTCAGGATTTGAAATTGCGTATGTATCTTCCAATAAAGTACACATCGAAATCCAAAAAAAACAAGGAGGTTTTATGGCTAATATTTTGACAAAAATCACCCGAAAACCTTCAAAACTTATTGCTACGGTACTGGTAGGCAACAACATAGCGTTAGTTATATATGGTTTTGAAATGGGAAAAGTGATGACAGAAATGTTACCTCCATTCTTTCAAAATGTTTTATGGCATACCGTAATTTCCACACTGATAATACTCATTACTGCGGAGTTTATGCCAAAGGTGTTTTTCCAAATTTATGCCAATCAAGTTCTTAAAATTTTGGCTGTTCCTGCGTATTTTTTCTATTGGCTGTTCTCTCCTATTTCCAACTTCATTATTTGGATTTCCGACTTTATCCTGAAAGTTTTCTTTAAAACCGAAGGCGATTCCGTTCCGCTGTCGTTCACAAAAGTAGAGTTGGGAGATTATATTTCCGAACAGATGGAAAATGCCTCAAAGAAAGAACAAGTTGACGCAGAGATACAAATTTTTCAGAATGCATTGGAATTTTCCGGCGTAAAGGCTCGTGAAATTATGATTCCACGAACTGAAATCATCGCAGTGGACATTAACGAAAAACCAGAAGATTTAATTCACTCCTTTGTTTCCTCAGGATTCTCTAAAATATTGGTTTACAACGAAAATATTGATGATATTGTGGGATATGTACATACCTTTGATATGTTCAAAAAACCGAAAGACATCAAAAGCATTTTAATTCCTATTCCATACATTCCTGAAACTATGCTCATTCACGAAGTACTTGATATGCTTACCCGAAAACGCAAAAGTATGGCTGTGGTTTTGGACGAATACGGCGGAACATCAGGGATGCTGACCCTTGAAGATATCGTTGAAGAGCTTTTCGGTGAAATTGAAGATGAGCACGACAAAGATATTTTCTTGGAAGAAAAAATTTCGGACACCGAATACCTCTTTTCGGCACGATTGGAAGTTGATTATATTAATGAAAAATACAACCTCGACCTACCTGAAAGTGAGGATTATGAAACTCTCGGCGGACTTATCGTAGCTTTTAACGAAGGTATCCCGTCCAAAGGAGAAACCGTATCGATGCCTCCTTTCGATTTTTACATAGAAGAAAGCTCCGAAACCAAAATACAAACCGTAAAACTATTTGTAATCAACGGATAA